From the Thermosynechococcus sp. genome, the window CCCGGAGATCAGTTGATCCTGCGGGCGGAGCTGCTTGTTGTCAAACAACAGCGCATCGGCAAAATGCAAGGACGGGCTGAGGTGAATGGTCAATTGGTCTGTGAGGGCGAGATGATGTTCTCGCTGGTGGACTAGTCACAATCCATGATGCAAACCCTGATCCATCCTACTGCTGTCATCCATCCCAGTGCTGAACTGCATCCCACAGTTCGAGTCGGTCCCTATGCTGTGATTGGTGAACAGGTGCGCGTCGGCGCCCATACGGAAATTGGTGCCCACGTGATTATTGAAGGGCCAACGGAGGTAGGGGTCGGCAATCGTATCTTTCCGGGAGCAATCATTGGCACTGCCTCTCAGGATCAAAAATATACGGGTGCCAATAGTGCCCTGCGCATTGGTGATTACAACACGATTCGCGAGTTCGTGACGATTAACCGCGCCAATGGTGAAGGGGATGCCACAATTATTGGTAACCACAATCTGCTCCTGGCCTATGTTCATGTAGCCCATGATTGCGTGATTGAGGATCAGGTGGTGATTACGAATGCCGCCTCGATCGCGGGCCATGTTTGCATTGAATCAAAGGCGCGCATTGGGGGTATGGTGGGTATTCACCAGTTTGTCCATATTGGTCGCTTGGCGATGGTGGGGGCAATGGCACGGGTAGATCGGGATGTGCCTCCCTATATGCTGGTGGAAGGTCATCCGGCACGGGTTCGTGCCCTCAATCAGGTGGGACTGCGGCGGGCAGGTGTCACAGAGGCAGAAATGCGCGACCTCAAGGAAGCCTTTCGCATTCTTTATCGCCGTGAGTTGCCCCTTGCTCAGGCGATTGCCCAATTGGCAACCCTACCCCCTTCTGAGCATTTAGAGCATCTCCAGCGCTTTTTAACCTATGCCCGCGAAGAGGGACGGCGGGGCTTAACCCCCGGTGGTCGGGCAACGACGGATTAAGTCTCTAGTTGCCACTTGCTCAATGCCATGCCTGCTGTGGTGCTTGTCCATCCCCAAATCCCCCCCAATACCGGTAATATTGCCCGCACCTGTGCTGCCACCCAGACACCGCTGCACTTGATTGAACCCTTAGGGTTTGAACTCAGCGATCGCTACCTCAAGCGCGCCGGTCTAGATTATTGGCCCTACGTCACCCTGTATTGCCACCCCGACTGGCCAACATTTCTGAAAACAGCCCACAGCCACGGACGCTTAATTGCCTTTGAACCTGCTGCCCAGCAGATTTACTGGGACTTCACCTTCGCTGAGAGTGATTGGCTGGTCTTTGGCAGTGAACCCGATGGTATTCCTGCGGATGTTTTAGCCACCTGCGATGCCTTCCTCAAAATTCCCATGTGGCAGCCTGCTGTCCGCAGTCTGAACCTCTCGGCATCGGTGGCGATCGCCCTCATGGAAGCCTATCGGCAACTGCACCTTTGCCCAAAGCCTCCCGAAATAAGATGAAATAAGAATAGAGCTGAGCCCTTGGGAGTAGGTAAACCGGGGTCAGACCGCTCTAGGCGATGACAGCTTCAAGTTCATCAGCCGGCAACACGGGAAAAA encodes:
- the lpxA gene encoding acyl-ACP--UDP-N-acetylglucosamine O-acyltransferase, whose product is MQTLIHPTAVIHPSAELHPTVRVGPYAVIGEQVRVGAHTEIGAHVIIEGPTEVGVGNRIFPGAIIGTASQDQKYTGANSALRIGDYNTIREFVTINRANGEGDATIIGNHNLLLAYVHVAHDCVIEDQVVITNAASIAGHVCIESKARIGGMVGIHQFVHIGRLAMVGAMARVDRDVPPYMLVEGHPARVRALNQVGLRRAGVTEAEMRDLKEAFRILYRRELPLAQAIAQLATLPPSEHLEHLQRFLTYAREEGRRGLTPGGRATTD
- a CDS encoding tRNA (cytidine(34)-2'-O)-methyltransferase, which encodes MPAVVLVHPQIPPNTGNIARTCAATQTPLHLIEPLGFELSDRYLKRAGLDYWPYVTLYCHPDWPTFLKTAHSHGRLIAFEPAAQQIYWDFTFAESDWLVFGSEPDGIPADVLATCDAFLKIPMWQPAVRSLNLSASVAIALMEAYRQLHLCPKPPEIR